In one Nitrospirota bacterium genomic region, the following are encoded:
- a CDS encoding PilZ domain-containing protein: MSIEPGRDVHIRTRDGINCFNARVTEGNGVNYRLCSDCEVSGLKGQKVLICQGNTETMAIVKDVKGNELFLEVPDDLYEEERRSFFRVDDAFPVKIKRVGNLSVRSSGFLFPPSDKKVDEIGTGLQDSGLVPLLQEINNKLDFLLNTLVLKEAGALNEEASAVNISASGIRFEIDEEFELGDVVELKMLLPSYPPMAVQAFGEVTRVKVLEREGRKAYDTAIEFAEMTDEVREEIIRYTLRRQREIIRKQRKDG, encoded by the coding sequence ATGAGTATTGAGCCTGGCAGGGATGTTCATATCAGGACAAGGGATGGTATCAATTGTTTTAATGCCAGGGTTACAGAGGGAAATGGAGTAAACTACCGTCTTTGCTCTGATTGCGAGGTAAGTGGCTTGAAAGGGCAGAAAGTCTTGATATGTCAGGGTAATACCGAAACAATGGCCATAGTGAAGGATGTAAAGGGGAACGAGCTTTTCCTTGAAGTTCCAGATGATCTTTATGAGGAGGAGAGGAGGTCTTTTTTTAGGGTCGATGATGCATTTCCCGTAAAGATAAAAAGGGTTGGTAATTTATCCGTGCGTTCATCAGGATTTCTTTTTCCGCCTTCAGATAAGAAAGTAGATGAAATCGGGACAGGATTGCAGGATAGCGGTCTTGTCCCGCTCTTGCAGGAGATTAACAATAAACTCGACTTTCTGTTAAATACCCTTGTGCTTAAAGAGGCGGGGGCGTTGAACGAGGAGGCCAGTGCTGTAAATATCTCTGCATCAGGGATAAGATTTGAGATTGATGAGGAGTTTGAGCTCGGAGATGTTGTGGAACTCAAAATGCTCCTCCCTTCTTATCCACCAATGGCAGTCCAGGCTTTTGGTGAGGTTACAAGAGTGAAAGTGCTTGAAAGGGAGGGAAGAAAGGCATATGATACTGCAATCGAGTTTGCAGAAATGACAGATGAGGTCAGGGAAGAGATAATCCGGTACACCCTGAGAAGACAGAGAGAGATTATCAGGAAACAAAGGAAAGACGGATAA
- a CDS encoding flagellar motor protein — MEKASLIGIALGVSALVGGTLLEGGNITFILQPAAALIVFGGTLGATLLSFTLRDVLFALGSLKEVFFKNEDPAYDACINQIISLAHLSRKKGLVAIEPHLMDINDPFFRKTISLAIDGISPRLLRETLEEENLTFEDFRLRQSRVFETAGGFAPTIGIIGAVIGLIHVMQNLAEPAKLGQGIAVAFVATVYGVGVANLLLLPISKKLKNSLMREIKFRTMIVEAVIGIQSGINPHYLREKLLAFVEK, encoded by the coding sequence ATGGAGAAAGCAAGTTTAATAGGGATTGCACTTGGTGTCTCAGCGCTTGTGGGAGGTACTCTGCTGGAGGGCGGGAATATAACATTTATTCTACAGCCGGCAGCAGCACTCATAGTTTTTGGCGGTACACTTGGGGCAACTCTGCTGAGTTTTACACTTCGGGATGTTCTGTTTGCACTTGGATCACTTAAAGAAGTTTTTTTCAAAAATGAAGACCCCGCTTACGATGCCTGTATAAATCAGATCATATCACTTGCACACCTGTCAAGAAAAAAGGGACTTGTTGCGATCGAACCCCATCTTATGGATATAAATGACCCTTTTTTCCGAAAAACAATTTCCCTTGCAATTGATGGAATCAGTCCAAGACTACTGCGTGAAACCCTGGAGGAAGAGAATTTAACCTTTGAGGATTTCAGGCTGAGGCAATCAAGGGTCTTTGAGACTGCAGGTGGTTTTGCCCCGACAATAGGGATTATAGGTGCGGTAATCGGTCTGATTCACGTGATGCAGAACCTCGCTGAGCCTGCAAAATTGGGACAGGGGATTGCTGTTGCCTTTGTTGCAACCGTGTATGGTGTGGGGGTGGCTAATCTCCTGCTTTTACCCATATCAAAAAAACTGAAAAACAGCCTGATGAGGGAGATTAAATTCAGGACCATGATAGTGGAAGCGGTTATCGGCATCCAGTCAGGTATTAATCCGCATTATCTCAGGGAGAAACTACTTGCCTTTGTTGAGAAGTGA
- a CDS encoding OmpA family protein, with amino-acid sequence MRRKRIEDNDSPDRWVVSYADFITLLFALFTTLYAISVVDTQKLGKFVNSLNSALGTETLGQSGTVIPELGKPSQISERIEYELRGVVGSFSRDLNVRRDERGVIVSLGEGSIFAPGSVEIKESSLKVLAELSLILKGISNKVLIEGHTDNLPVRTSRYRSNWEISTMRAVSVLRLFIEKFGLPPERFIVAGYGKYKPLRENTTPEGRAKNRRVDIVILTDREAKML; translated from the coding sequence ATGAGAAGAAAAAGGATTGAGGATAATGACAGTCCGGACAGATGGGTTGTATCATATGCTGATTTTATAACCCTCCTTTTTGCCCTGTTTACCACCCTTTATGCTATAAGTGTTGTAGATACGCAGAAGCTTGGCAAATTCGTAAATTCTCTGAATTCTGCTTTGGGAACAGAAACCTTGGGTCAGAGCGGTACCGTAATTCCCGAGTTGGGCAAGCCTTCGCAGATTTCCGAAAGGATTGAGTATGAGCTGAGGGGGGTTGTTGGTTCTTTCAGCAGGGACCTGAATGTCCGGAGGGATGAAAGGGGTGTAATTGTCTCCCTTGGTGAGGGCTCCATTTTCGCCCCTGGTTCTGTAGAGATAAAAGAGTCGTCACTAAAAGTGCTGGCAGAATTGTCTTTAATTCTCAAAGGGATATCAAACAAGGTGTTAATAGAAGGACATACGGATAATCTGCCGGTCAGAACTTCCCGTTACAGGTCAAACTGGGAAATCTCAACCATGCGTGCTGTTTCGGTATTGAGACTCTTTATAGAAAAATTTGGTCTGCCCCCCGAGAGATTCATTGTTGCCGGTTATGGCAAATATAAGCCACTCAGGGAAAATACCACTCCTGAGGGCAGGGCAAAAAACAGACGTGTTGATATAGTAATTCTGACAGATCGGGAAGCAAAGATGTTATAA